One window of Nocardia nova SH22a genomic DNA carries:
- a CDS encoding VWA domain-containing protein produces the protein MTTSDDEQARRWRLVLGAPAESGVGGLSSATDTAMDHALSALYNDDEQTPSAKRAAGLSGSAPKVARWLGDIRTYFPSTVVEVMQRDAVDRLQLAQLLLEPELLEAVEPDVQLVGTLLTLNRVMPETTRATARVVIEKVVGDIERRLAARTVAAVSGAIDRAARVTRPRLRDIDWDRTIRRNLAHYLPEHRTVVPERLVGYGRRAQAVHREVVLAVDQSGSMAASVVYASVFGAVLASIRSLRTSLVVFDTAVVDLTEHLSDPVDVLFGTQLGGGTDINRAVAYCAQLLTRPADSLFILISDLYEGGVRDEMVRRIAAMKEAGVQVLVLLALSDEGAPAYDHDNAASLSALGVPAFACTPDRFPDLLSIALDRGDVHGWARARANRR, from the coding sequence ATGACGACATCGGACGACGAGCAGGCCCGGCGCTGGCGGCTGGTACTCGGCGCACCCGCCGAATCCGGTGTGGGCGGGCTGTCTTCGGCCACCGACACCGCGATGGATCACGCGCTGTCGGCGCTCTACAACGACGACGAGCAGACCCCCTCCGCGAAACGTGCGGCGGGCCTGAGCGGCTCCGCGCCGAAAGTGGCGCGGTGGCTGGGCGATATCCGCACGTACTTCCCGTCGACCGTGGTGGAGGTGATGCAGCGCGATGCCGTCGATCGGCTGCAACTGGCCCAGCTGCTGCTCGAACCGGAACTGCTCGAGGCCGTCGAGCCCGATGTCCAGCTCGTCGGCACCCTGCTCACCCTGAACCGGGTGATGCCCGAAACCACCCGCGCCACAGCACGAGTCGTGATCGAGAAGGTGGTCGGCGATATCGAACGGCGGCTGGCCGCGCGCACCGTCGCCGCGGTGTCCGGTGCGATCGATCGCGCCGCCCGGGTGACCCGGCCGCGCCTGCGCGATATCGACTGGGATCGCACCATCCGCCGCAATCTCGCCCACTACCTGCCCGAACATCGCACCGTGGTTCCCGAGCGGCTGGTGGGCTACGGACGCCGGGCACAGGCGGTACACCGCGAGGTGGTGCTGGCGGTCGACCAATCCGGTTCCATGGCCGCCAGCGTGGTCTACGCCTCGGTGTTCGGCGCGGTGCTGGCATCGATCCGGTCGCTGCGGACCTCGCTGGTGGTATTCGACACCGCCGTGGTGGATCTCACGGAGCACCTGTCGGATCCGGTGGATGTGCTCTTCGGCACACAACTCGGCGGCGGGACCGATATCAACCGGGCCGTCGCCTACTGCGCGCAGTTGCTCACCCGGCCCGCGGATTCGCTGTTCATCCTGATCTCCGACCTGTACGAAGGCGGTGTCCGCGACGAGATGGTGCGCCGGATCGCCGCGATGAAGGAGGCGGGCGTCCAGGTCCTGGTGCTGCTGGCCCTGTCCGACGAGGGCGCCCCGGCCTACGACCACGACAATGCCGCGTCCCTGTCGGCCCTCGGCGTTCCCGCCTTCGCCTGCACTCCGGACCGCTTTCCGGATCTGCTGTCGATCGCACTCGACCGTGGCGATGTGCACGGCTGGGCTCGGGCCCGGGCGAACCGGCGCTGA
- a CDS encoding DUF5682 family protein: MSESALDEPRTRVFGIRHHGPGSARSLNWALRRFEPDAILIEGPADADPLTGFVAADGMAPPVALLAYTPNDPSRAAFWPFAVFSPEWQALRYAAEKQVPVHFCDLPAASTLAREDDSPGDRGDPLASLAAAGGYDDPERWWDAVVESTADPEGDGSEIFDAITEAMTELRAAESDSVDAHTLRREAYMRQTMRKAVKGGARRLAVVCGAFHAPALAGGLGPAAPDARLLKGLPKVKTTLTWVPWTHSRLAGASGYGAGIGSPGWYHHLFTQPRDPVARWLTRVAGALRARDLPVSSAHIIESVRLADTLAALRGRPGPGLSEVTDATRAVLCDGDEAVLRYISDELVVGEALGSVPDDMPMVPLDADLRARARTLRLPQQAAVRQLDLDLRTERDVARSHLLHRLRLLGIDWGKPVSGDVRNTGTFRESWSLRWEPTLPVAVIEASRWGTTVRGAAEAKILDRVRSADASVGDIGAALETALLADLGGAVDGLVARLEEAAALDHDVTHLLAALPGLIRTLRYGDVRSTDVDALGRVADGLLIRICAGLPGAVTGVDTDAATRLRGLIDSTHVAIATRDDPHATEMWTTALHRLADRDDVHGALAGRAVRLLCDAGIIADEESARRLSAALSIGHDPADKAAWIDGFLGGRGLLLVHDRDLLRRIDSWLRGLDEDRFVATLPLLRRTFGAFEAGERQAIGRAVREGTPVHVGPRVHTGVDAERGLLALRAATEILAATR, encoded by the coding sequence CGTCCCGGGCCGCGTTCTGGCCGTTCGCGGTCTTCTCGCCGGAATGGCAGGCACTGCGGTACGCGGCCGAAAAGCAGGTGCCCGTGCACTTCTGCGATCTGCCCGCCGCCAGCACCCTCGCCCGCGAGGACGATTCGCCCGGCGACCGCGGCGATCCCCTGGCCTCGCTGGCCGCCGCCGGTGGATACGACGATCCGGAACGCTGGTGGGACGCCGTCGTCGAATCCACCGCCGATCCGGAAGGCGACGGCAGCGAGATCTTCGACGCCATCACCGAGGCGATGACGGAACTTCGTGCCGCGGAGAGCGATTCGGTGGACGCGCACACATTGCGCCGCGAGGCGTACATGCGGCAGACCATGCGCAAGGCCGTCAAGGGCGGCGCCCGCAGGCTCGCGGTGGTGTGCGGCGCGTTCCACGCACCCGCGCTGGCGGGCGGCCTCGGCCCGGCCGCACCGGACGCCCGGCTCCTCAAGGGCCTGCCCAAGGTGAAGACCACCCTCACCTGGGTGCCGTGGACACATTCCCGGCTGGCCGGAGCATCGGGTTACGGCGCGGGCATCGGCTCGCCGGGCTGGTACCACCACCTGTTCACCCAGCCGCGGGATCCGGTCGCGCGCTGGCTGACCCGGGTCGCCGGAGCATTGCGCGCCCGCGATCTGCCGGTGTCCAGTGCGCACATCATCGAATCCGTGCGGCTGGCCGACACCCTCGCCGCGCTGCGCGGTCGGCCCGGGCCGGGACTGTCCGAGGTCACCGATGCCACCCGGGCCGTGTTGTGCGACGGCGACGAGGCCGTGCTGCGCTACATCAGCGACGAACTGGTCGTGGGCGAGGCGCTGGGATCGGTACCCGACGACATGCCCATGGTCCCGCTCGACGCCGATCTGCGAGCCCGGGCACGGACCCTGCGCCTGCCGCAGCAGGCGGCGGTCAGGCAGCTGGATCTGGATCTGCGCACGGAGCGGGACGTGGCTCGTTCTCATCTGCTGCACCGGCTGCGGCTGCTCGGAATCGACTGGGGGAAACCGGTTTCCGGTGATGTGCGCAATACCGGCACCTTCCGGGAGTCCTGGTCGCTGCGCTGGGAGCCCACCCTGCCGGTCGCGGTGATCGAGGCTTCACGCTGGGGTACCACCGTCCGCGGTGCGGCCGAGGCGAAGATCCTCGACCGGGTGCGGTCCGCGGACGCCTCGGTCGGCGATATCGGCGCGGCACTGGAGACGGCACTGCTGGCCGATCTGGGCGGGGCGGTCGACGGACTCGTCGCCCGGCTCGAGGAGGCCGCCGCCCTCGATCACGATGTCACCCATCTGCTCGCCGCACTGCCGGGCCTGATCCGCACCCTGCGCTACGGCGATGTGCGCAGTACCGATGTCGACGCACTGGGCCGGGTGGCCGACGGGCTGCTGATCCGCATCTGCGCCGGGCTGCCAGGCGCCGTCACCGGAGTCGACACCGACGCCGCGACCCGGCTGCGCGGCCTGATCGACAGCACGCACGTCGCGATCGCCACCCGCGACGATCCGCACGCCACCGAGATGTGGACGACGGCCCTGCACCGGCTCGCCGACCGGGACGATGTGCACGGCGCGCTGGCCGGCCGCGCGGTGCGGCTGCTGTGCGATGCGGGAATCATCGCCGACGAGGAGTCCGCGCGGCGGTTGTCGGCGGCGCTGTCGATCGGCCACGATCCGGCGGACAAGGCCGCCTGGATCGACGGCTTCCTCGGCGGGCGCGGGCTGCTGCTGGTCCACGATCGAGACCTGCTGCGGCGCATCGACTCCTGGCTGCGCGGGCTCGACGAGGACCGGTTCGTCGCCACCCTGCCGCTGCTGCGCCGAACCTTCGGCGCCTTCGAGGCCGGTGAACGCCAGGCCATCGGCCGGGCGGTCCGCGAGGGCACACCGGTCCACGTCGGCCCCCGCGTCCACACCGGTGTGGACGCCGAGCGCGGCCTGCTCGCCCTGCGCGCGGCCACCGAAATACTGGCGGCCACACGATGA